In Desulfatiglans anilini DSM 4660, a single genomic region encodes these proteins:
- a CDS encoding complex I 24 kDa subunit family protein, protein MLNRKHLSALNPDLTEDVLADVDEVLGGLKDKPGCLIPALEACQRIVGYLPLELQDYIAERLNIPGSTVYGVVTFYSFFSMAPKGRHPIKVCMGTACYVRGIAEVARRISAEYHLDIGQTTEDRRFSLEAVRCLGACGLAPVVVVGDDTHGGVTPDQVLKILESYP, encoded by the coding sequence ATGTTGAACCGGAAACACCTTTCAGCCTTGAATCCGGACCTGACCGAAGATGTCCTGGCGGATGTCGATGAGGTGCTCGGCGGCTTGAAGGACAAACCGGGATGCCTCATCCCGGCCCTGGAGGCCTGTCAGCGCATCGTTGGCTACCTTCCGCTGGAGCTTCAAGACTATATCGCCGAGCGTTTAAATATCCCCGGCAGCACTGTGTACGGGGTGGTCACGTTCTATTCCTTCTTTTCGATGGCGCCGAAGGGGCGGCATCCGATCAAGGTGTGCATGGGGACGGCGTGTTATGTCCGCGGCATCGCGGAGGTCGCACGTCGTATTTCCGCTGAGTACCATCTGGACATCGGGCAGACGACGGAGGATCGCCGGTTTTCCCTGGAGGCGGTCAGGTGCCTCGGTGCCTGCGGGCTTGCGCCTGTGGTCGTCGTCGGGGACGATACCCACGGCGGGGTGACGCCGGATCAGGTGTTGAAGATCCTGGAAAGTTACCCATAG
- the nuoF gene encoding NADH-quinone oxidoreductase subunit NuoF — protein MQPFRNEVYLCGGTGCHASGSREVKKILLQEIARHGLEKEVRVIETGCNGFCAQGPVMVVQPEGIFYQKLKVDDIPNLVEEHFLHGRPFEKLFYEEPTSRERIPRMNDIPFYARQKLIVLRNRGALDPENIEDYIAHGGYTALRKALFEMSSEDIISEVKQSGLRGRGGAGFPTGLKWEFAWKAPGETKYVLCNADEGDPGAFMDRSVLEADPHAVLEGMIIAAKAVGAGSGYIYCRAEYPLALHRLGVAIAQAREHGFLGENILDSGFGFDLEIYQGAGAFVCGEETALMSSIEGRRGMPRPRPPFPAQEGLWKKPTVLNNVETYANIPQIITNGGGWYAGIGTEASKGTKVFALTGDVNNIGLVEVPMGTTLRTIIFDIGGGIPRKRKFKAVQLGGPSGGCVPEEFLDVPVDFESIAKVGAIMGSGGMIVMDDQTCMVDMARFFMDFIQDESCGKCTPCREGTRRMLEILERITQGEGVPEDIESLEDLSRTIKDSALCGLGQTGPNPVLSTLRYFRDEYEAHIYEKRCPAKRCPALMKFEVNPDACIKCGICFRDCPVQAITWKKKETAFIHKDKCIKCMTCITHCPADAID, from the coding sequence ATGCAGCCATTTCGAAACGAAGTGTATCTCTGCGGGGGCACGGGGTGTCACGCGTCGGGCAGCCGGGAAGTCAAGAAGATTTTGCTGCAGGAAATCGCCCGGCACGGGCTCGAAAAAGAGGTCCGCGTCATCGAAACAGGGTGCAACGGCTTTTGCGCCCAAGGTCCGGTCATGGTTGTTCAGCCAGAAGGAATTTTTTACCAGAAACTGAAGGTGGATGACATCCCCAACCTTGTCGAAGAGCACTTCCTGCATGGGCGCCCGTTCGAGAAGCTGTTCTACGAGGAGCCGACCTCCCGCGAGCGTATCCCGAGGATGAACGATATTCCGTTCTATGCCCGGCAGAAGCTCATCGTTCTGCGCAACCGCGGGGCTCTCGATCCGGAGAATATCGAGGACTACATTGCCCACGGGGGGTACACGGCGCTCAGGAAGGCGCTTTTCGAGATGTCGTCTGAGGACATCATCTCCGAGGTGAAGCAATCCGGGCTCAGGGGCCGCGGCGGCGCGGGTTTCCCGACCGGACTCAAGTGGGAGTTCGCTTGGAAGGCCCCGGGTGAGACCAAATATGTCCTTTGCAACGCCGATGAGGGGGACCCCGGGGCGTTCATGGACCGGAGCGTCCTCGAGGCCGATCCCCACGCGGTGCTGGAGGGGATGATCATCGCCGCAAAGGCCGTCGGGGCCGGGAGCGGGTACATATACTGCCGTGCCGAGTACCCGCTGGCGCTGCACAGGCTGGGCGTGGCGATCGCGCAGGCGCGGGAGCACGGTTTCCTCGGCGAGAATATCCTGGACAGCGGCTTCGGATTCGATCTCGAGATCTATCAGGGCGCGGGGGCCTTCGTCTGCGGAGAGGAAACCGCCTTGATGAGTTCCATCGAAGGGCGCCGCGGCATGCCGCGGCCCAGGCCGCCCTTTCCGGCCCAGGAGGGCCTGTGGAAGAAGCCCACGGTGCTCAACAACGTCGAGACCTATGCGAACATTCCCCAGATCATCACCAACGGGGGGGGCTGGTATGCCGGCATCGGCACCGAAGCGAGCAAAGGCACCAAGGTCTTCGCCCTGACCGGCGACGTCAACAATATCGGACTGGTGGAGGTCCCGATGGGCACGACCCTTAGGACCATCATATTCGATATCGGCGGCGGGATCCCCCGAAAGCGGAAATTCAAGGCGGTCCAATTGGGCGGTCCTTCAGGCGGCTGTGTCCCGGAGGAGTTCCTCGATGTGCCGGTGGATTTCGAATCGATTGCCAAGGTCGGGGCCATCATGGGGTCCGGCGGGATGATCGTGATGGACGATCAGACCTGTATGGTGGATATGGCCCGGTTCTTCATGGATTTCATTCAGGATGAGTCCTGTGGGAAGTGTACGCCCTGCCGCGAAGGAACCAGACGCATGCTCGAGATCCTGGAAAGGATCACCCAGGGCGAAGGGGTGCCGGAGGACATCGAGAGCCTCGAGGATTTGAGCCGGACCATTAAGGATTCCGCCCTTTGCGGCCTCGGCCAGACCGGGCCGAACCCGGTGCTTTCAACCCTGCGGTATTTCCGGGACGAGTACGAGGCGCATATCTACGAAAAGCGATGCCCGGCAAAGCGCTGTCCGGCCCTCATGAAGTTCGAGGTCAACCCGGATGCCTGCATCAAATGCGGCATCTGTTTCCGGGACTGTCCGGTGCAGGCGATCACCTGGAAAAAGAAGGAGACAGCCTTCATCCACAAAGACAAGTGCATCAAGTGCATGACATGCATTACGCACTGCCCGGCTGACGCTATCGATTAG
- a CDS encoding DUF814 domain-containing protein, with protein MKALCVFSGGLDSMLAAALIRDQDIDVLALFFETPFFGPAKAIESARSMGLPYKVVDIAERHFEVVKHPPHGYGGNMNPCIDCHALMFRIAGEMLPTEEASFVISGEVLGQRPMSQNRQALRVVEAESGLDGLLLRPLSAKLLPVSIPEEKGWVDRDRLEGFQGRSRKPQMALARRFHITQYPAPGGGCLLTEPVFSKRLRDLLAHSPEPAFHQIELLKLGRHFRLGSAAKIAVGRNKAENEAIEALQGPSDLILTAVNVPGPSVLLSGKPSEKDCRTAAAITLAYSDADGMAACPVHAKGAFETVMEEVPVRPKDLYRHMMI; from the coding sequence ATGAAAGCCCTGTGTGTTTTTTCCGGGGGCCTTGACAGCATGCTTGCCGCAGCGTTGATCAGGGACCAGGACATCGATGTCCTGGCTCTTTTTTTTGAAACCCCGTTTTTCGGCCCGGCCAAGGCCATCGAATCCGCTCGTTCCATGGGCCTCCCGTACAAGGTGGTCGATATCGCGGAACGCCATTTCGAGGTGGTCAAGCATCCCCCCCACGGCTACGGCGGCAACATGAATCCGTGCATCGACTGCCACGCCCTGATGTTCCGCATTGCAGGGGAAATGCTTCCAACTGAAGAGGCCTCTTTCGTGATCAGCGGCGAAGTCCTGGGGCAGCGGCCCATGAGCCAGAACCGGCAGGCGCTGCGTGTGGTCGAAGCGGAAAGCGGCCTCGACGGGCTTCTCCTGCGCCCTTTGTCAGCAAAGCTTCTGCCGGTGAGCATCCCGGAAGAAAAGGGTTGGGTCGACCGTGACCGGCTGGAGGGTTTTCAGGGGCGGAGCCGCAAACCGCAAATGGCGCTGGCCCGCCGCTTCCATATCACGCAATACCCGGCGCCCGGCGGCGGCTGCCTTCTGACCGAACCCGTCTTTTCGAAACGGCTGCGTGATCTCTTGGCCCACTCACCCGAACCGGCATTCCATCAGATCGAACTCCTTAAGCTGGGCCGGCATTTTCGACTGGGATCCGCCGCAAAAATCGCCGTCGGCCGTAACAAGGCCGAAAACGAGGCCATTGAAGCCCTGCAGGGACCCTCGGACCTCATCCTGACCGCCGTAAACGTGCCGGGGCCCTCTGTCCTGCTTTCAGGCAAGCCTTCCGAAAAGGATTGCAGGACGGCGGCCGCTATCACCCTGGCCTACAGCGACGCCGATGGGATGGCGGCCTGTCCCGTACACGCAAAGGGAGCATTCGAAACGGTCATGGAGGAGGTTCCAGTCCGCCCGAAAGATCTTTACCGTCACATGATGATTTGA
- a CDS encoding DnaJ C-terminal domain-containing protein has protein sequence MSGKDYYKILGVSKSASQEEIKKAYRKLAMKYHPDHNGGDQAAEAKFKDISEAYAVLSDPEKRRQYDTFGAEGFGNRYSQEDIFRNFDFGDIFREFGFAGGSGRGDSVFSHLFGGTGGRGFHFQGGSDFGGRCGRAAGPRKGQDVIYELPLTLEELAQGTTKIISYTLQGNPESVSVKIPAGISEGKKLRLAGKGHASPNGGAPGDLYVQIKALQHPLFRKEGHDLFVRQNISFSDAVLGTEVQVPTIDGKDLKLKISPGTQGNTKLRLKGYGLPQMNGGERGDAYVEIQIAVPKDLNEEQAALVHSLAEAGL, from the coding sequence ATGTCCGGCAAAGACTATTACAAGATTCTGGGTGTATCCAAAAGCGCCTCCCAGGAAGAAATCAAGAAGGCCTACCGTAAACTGGCCATGAAATACCATCCGGATCACAACGGCGGAGACCAGGCGGCGGAGGCCAAATTCAAAGACATCAGCGAGGCCTACGCGGTCCTGAGTGACCCCGAAAAGCGCCGCCAGTACGATACTTTCGGAGCAGAAGGATTCGGCAATCGTTACAGTCAGGAGGATATCTTCCGGAACTTCGATTTCGGGGACATCTTCAGGGAATTCGGATTCGCGGGAGGGAGCGGCCGAGGGGATTCCGTTTTCAGCCACCTGTTCGGTGGCACGGGAGGCAGAGGCTTCCATTTTCAGGGCGGGAGCGACTTCGGCGGCCGGTGTGGACGGGCGGCCGGCCCCAGGAAAGGGCAGGATGTGATCTATGAGTTGCCTTTGACCCTCGAAGAACTCGCGCAAGGCACCACAAAAATCATTTCCTACACGCTTCAGGGAAACCCGGAAAGCGTATCGGTCAAGATCCCGGCCGGAATCTCCGAGGGGAAAAAACTTCGGCTCGCCGGCAAGGGACATGCGTCACCCAACGGAGGGGCGCCTGGAGACCTTTACGTCCAGATCAAGGCCCTGCAACATCCCCTTTTTCGGAAAGAAGGCCACGATCTGTTTGTCCGGCAAAACATCTCCTTTTCCGACGCGGTCCTCGGCACCGAGGTCCAGGTGCCGACGATCGACGGCAAGGATCTGAAGCTGAAGATCTCACCCGGCACCCAGGGAAACACGAAACTACGATTGAAGGGATACGGCCTGCCCCAGATGAACGGCGGGGAACGCGGGGACGCCTACGTGGAAATCCAGATTGCCGTGCCTAAGGACCTGAACGAGGAGCAGGCGGCGCTGGTGCATTCCCTGGCCGAAGCAGGGCTGTAA
- a CDS encoding ferredoxin reductase family protein: protein MKDVKEDRKGIKTPAGRKLERIGILALGFLPPAVFAGAWVWHRWDGLLDDWATLWGALGNLFALSGLSLAVVMVCLGARPRWIERRFGLDRMLRLHQVMGPLVVGLLMLHAFLRTLKASLVSEGGWRWDFLTTLSYANWTETALSGARIALATVIVTSALAKLGRYFFPFHLWKIPHLFLYAALALGFTHSIIVGDDMLQFPYVLVWAGLLIFFLWTAVQRFLYVRTRGQLYRGVLVEAVPETHDTKTLRVRPKSAAGLLKDRRPGQFAVIRYKRIHGYSQPRPFTISAPPASDDLTFTIKQTGRFTRKLHKLREGTGILCEGPYGVFVPDLERERNLVLIAGGVGITPFLSMLRHIQQQKLGNRVTLIWANKTRKDCIAGDELTGMAAQGLLKLVHVFSREARVKDAPGQGAGYLENGHIDRGILKKYVDPAGASYYLCGPPAMQDFVLRELKTGLGVQPKQVKRELFFW from the coding sequence GTGAAGGATGTAAAGGAAGATCGGAAAGGTATCAAAACGCCGGCTGGACGCAAGCTGGAGCGGATCGGCATTTTGGCCTTGGGCTTTTTGCCCCCGGCGGTCTTTGCCGGCGCATGGGTTTGGCACCGGTGGGACGGGCTCCTGGACGACTGGGCCACTTTGTGGGGCGCCTTGGGAAATCTCTTTGCCTTGTCGGGGCTGTCTTTGGCGGTGGTGATGGTCTGTCTGGGGGCGCGCCCCCGGTGGATCGAACGGCGCTTCGGACTCGACAGGATGCTCAGGCTGCATCAGGTGATGGGGCCTCTGGTGGTGGGGCTCCTGATGCTCCATGCCTTTCTTCGGACCCTGAAGGCGTCGCTTGTCTCCGAAGGGGGCTGGCGCTGGGATTTCCTGACCACTCTGAGCTACGCAAACTGGACCGAAACGGCCTTGTCCGGTGCCCGGATCGCACTGGCGACGGTTATTGTGACCTCCGCACTCGCCAAGCTGGGACGGTATTTTTTCCCCTTTCATCTCTGGAAGATTCCGCACCTGTTTCTTTACGCCGCCTTGGCGCTCGGTTTCACCCACAGCATCATCGTGGGCGATGATATGCTTCAATTCCCCTATGTTCTCGTGTGGGCGGGCCTGCTGATCTTTTTCCTGTGGACTGCGGTTCAACGTTTCCTCTATGTCAGGACACGTGGGCAGCTCTACAGGGGCGTCCTGGTGGAGGCCGTGCCTGAAACCCATGATACGAAGACCCTTCGGGTGAGGCCGAAATCCGCAGCCGGGCTTCTAAAGGATCGCCGGCCGGGCCAGTTCGCCGTCATCCGCTACAAGCGGATCCACGGATACAGCCAGCCTCGCCCGTTTACCATCTCTGCGCCGCCGGCCTCGGACGACCTCACCTTTACCATCAAACAGACCGGACGTTTCACCCGGAAGCTCCACAAACTGCGCGAGGGGACGGGCATTCTCTGTGAGGGTCCTTACGGGGTGTTCGTGCCGGATCTGGAACGGGAGCGGAATCTCGTTCTGATCGCAGGGGGGGTTGGAATCACCCCGTTTCTGAGCATGCTCCGGCACATTCAGCAGCAGAAGCTGGGTAACCGGGTGACTCTGATCTGGGCCAACAAGACGCGGAAAGATTGCATCGCGGGTGATGAGCTGACCGGGATGGCCGCCCAGGGCCTTCTCAAACTGGTCCACGTCTTCAGCCGCGAGGCCCGGGTGAAGGATGCCCCCGGGCAGGGCGCCGGATATCTTGAAAACGGCCACATCGACCGCGGCATCCTCAAGAAATACGTCGATCCTGCAGGCGCGTCCTATTACCTCTGCGGCCCACCGGCGATGCAGGACTTCGTCCTTCGAGAATTGAAGACGGGCCTTGGCGTGCAGCCAAAGCAGGTCAAGCGGGAGCTCTTCTTCTGGTAA
- a CDS encoding GNAT family N-acetyltransferase has product MSTDSNDAWDIEPGQDWDVFLFQPEDAEGVSRLFRSVYGEGYAVRTYVEPAMLIAENAAHRVISSVAKTPGGEVVGHNALFNSAAHPGTYESGAGVVHQAYRGGKGIFTRMVDHGIEVARQFPHLNAVFCEPVCNHLFSQKLTDKAGFPPRALEVDLIPPSIHQEQDGRAGRVAAFLVFRTFRPRPHTVYLPAVYRDELDFLYQGLDDSRDFRISEQGIPARSVSEIRPQIFDFAQVARVAVHEVGEDFAPTLDRLEKELRGRSIHVNQIWVNLACPWSGQAVEILRDRGYFLGGPLPRWFDSDGLLMQKILKRPNWEEIQVLDDHYAEILRRIRADWERSIEAGRS; this is encoded by the coding sequence ATGAGCACCGACAGCAACGATGCATGGGATATCGAACCTGGACAGGACTGGGACGTGTTCCTGTTTCAACCGGAAGATGCCGAAGGGGTTTCACGCCTCTTTCGATCGGTTTACGGCGAAGGGTACGCCGTCAGGACCTATGTGGAACCCGCTATGCTCATTGCCGAAAATGCGGCGCACCGGGTCATATCCAGCGTCGCCAAGACCCCCGGGGGGGAAGTCGTCGGACATAACGCCCTTTTCAACAGCGCGGCCCATCCCGGAACCTATGAATCAGGCGCCGGCGTCGTGCATCAAGCTTATCGGGGCGGAAAAGGGATCTTCACCCGCATGGTGGATCACGGCATCGAGGTCGCCAGGCAGTTTCCCCATCTGAATGCCGTTTTTTGCGAGCCCGTCTGCAATCACCTTTTCAGTCAGAAATTGACAGATAAAGCCGGCTTTCCGCCGCGGGCGCTGGAGGTCGACCTCATCCCGCCTTCGATCCACCAGGAGCAGGACGGCCGGGCCGGCCGGGTTGCGGCATTCCTCGTATTCCGGACATTCCGCCCGAGGCCCCATACGGTCTATCTCCCGGCGGTCTACCGGGATGAACTCGATTTCTTGTATCAAGGGCTCGACGACAGCCGCGACTTCCGCATCTCCGAACAGGGCATCCCGGCGCGCTCGGTTTCCGAAATCAGGCCGCAAATCTTCGATTTCGCCCAGGTCGCAAGAGTGGCGGTTCACGAGGTGGGGGAAGATTTCGCCCCCACGTTGGATCGCCTGGAAAAGGAGCTGCGGGGACGGAGCATCCATGTCAACCAGATCTGGGTGAACCTGGCCTGCCCATGGTCCGGACAGGCGGTTGAAATCCTTAGAGATCGCGGATATTTTCTCGGCGGCCCCCTTCCCCGCTGGTTCGACAGCGACGGGCTTTTGATGCAGAAGATCCTGAAGCGCCCGAATTGGGAGGAGATTCAGGTTCTCGACGACCACTATGCAGAGATTCTCAGGCGGATCCGGGCGGACTGGGAGCGCAGCATCGAGGCCGGGCGTAGCTGA
- a CDS encoding metallophosphoesterase: protein MKRRDFLKSMVVGGTAAALAGGGGVASAFWPSSKVRVAGKTTLVFISDLHLNVDAPYAWFSKHAPLLVQFFEDLNDREDVSELVILGDMLDDWVSPVEGPPRSLADVLEDNYANGVVPALQALCLNPALDVVYVTGNHDLLSYDPDNKTLIGGVFPGMRIESDAPGLGAYTRDQVIWAEHGHRYSLFNAPDIWSRPDGHLPLGYFISRLAASESFGTGRRVTTPELLRRFLKAPGHALESMQEHSIRAGFRQQESGPIDDAFIQALYTGIYRLMGYRAWDRYRMEGVDGFSRDPLVAAVKWIYGGIFSGWPSRQNIISSDEAVMSDLYLNHVARLLFEMPDSIKDLYPFAPRIILFGHTHRAAFEYRAGEFDTLYINTGTWIDSQPITWVEVEIQDADPGFRSYTASLWFQGETSPRHSGTLHAAYA from the coding sequence ATGAAGCGACGTGATTTCCTGAAGAGCATGGTCGTGGGGGGGACGGCGGCCGCACTGGCAGGCGGGGGCGGCGTTGCATCCGCCTTCTGGCCTTCGTCCAAGGTCCGCGTTGCCGGAAAGACCACGCTGGTTTTCATCAGTGATCTCCATTTGAACGTCGATGCGCCCTATGCCTGGTTTTCCAAACACGCCCCGCTCTTGGTGCAGTTTTTCGAGGATTTGAATGACCGGGAAGATGTATCCGAACTGGTGATCTTGGGTGATATGCTCGACGACTGGGTTTCACCTGTGGAAGGACCTCCCCGCAGCCTTGCCGATGTCCTCGAGGACAACTACGCGAATGGTGTGGTGCCAGCCCTGCAGGCGCTTTGTCTGAATCCGGCCCTCGATGTTGTCTATGTGACGGGCAACCACGACCTGCTCTCATATGACCCGGACAACAAGACCCTCATCGGCGGGGTTTTTCCAGGAATGAGGATCGAGTCGGATGCACCCGGGCTGGGCGCTTACACCCGCGACCAGGTGATCTGGGCCGAGCACGGCCACCGCTATTCCCTCTTCAACGCCCCGGACATCTGGAGCCGGCCGGACGGTCACCTGCCCTTGGGATACTTTATCTCCAGACTGGCTGCCTCCGAATCCTTCGGTACGGGGAGACGCGTCACCACGCCCGAGCTGCTCCGGCGGTTCTTAAAAGCGCCTGGTCATGCGCTCGAAAGCATGCAAGAGCACTCGATCCGTGCGGGTTTTCGCCAGCAGGAAAGCGGTCCGATCGACGACGCCTTCATCCAGGCGCTCTATACGGGGATCTACCGGTTGATGGGATACCGGGCCTGGGACCGGTACCGTATGGAAGGGGTGGACGGATTTTCGAGAGACCCTCTGGTAGCGGCTGTCAAATGGATTTACGGCGGCATTTTCAGCGGCTGGCCTTCACGTCAAAACATCATCAGCAGCGATGAGGCCGTCATGAGCGATCTTTACCTGAATCACGTGGCCCGGCTCCTGTTCGAGATGCCCGACTCCATCAAGGATTTGTATCCCTTCGCTCCGAGGATCATCCTGTTCGGGCATACCCACCGGGCTGCCTTCGAATACCGTGCCGGAGAATTCGACACCCTTTACATCAACACCGGCACATGGATCGATTCGCAGCCCATTACCTGGGTCGAGGTGGAGATTCAAGATGCCGACCCGGGATTTAGATCGTACACCGCGTCTTTGTGGTTTCAGGGAGAGACGTCCCCGAGGCATTCGGGCACGTTGCATGCGGCGTATGCCTGA
- a CDS encoding tocopherol cyclase family protein — protein MHRVLASLLAFSFLSVSAQGLEASEWHPPLAADETGSFQGWYTRVVERGGLSSLAVIGATQVVGECIGRPAEGPGYLAVIIQDEDGTRIFEAYPPKSGFWSLRERVLEDPLSEEWAAFEWQAEGFGVISNKWIDIRIPERVEVQVALDGERLPWNRCLPWAGPEGWVEFVRFVPLHWLVYTLGTPADYHCSVWDGEVRQDMSGTGYAHQESNWGEIFPPAWVWAQGIGPDNHCRFAVAGGKVMIEGRPLKAWFLAYQSEFLSWEFSSARPGVLFSAFIRPEAGRFRITAQDRMRRLVLNAVAPRESFVTVSVPTWSGFEPGGIESFSASIKVQAYRRTPRGFRLVDGQQFRNAALEFGDVGDPQTEGGSPEDPVSPFPEAASEVLERDR, from the coding sequence ATGCATCGGGTGTTGGCCTCGCTCTTGGCTTTTTCATTCCTGTCCGTGTCGGCACAGGGTTTAGAGGCCTCGGAATGGCACCCTCCCTTGGCTGCGGATGAGACCGGGTCCTTTCAGGGTTGGTATACGCGCGTCGTGGAGCGGGGCGGGCTGTCTTCGCTCGCTGTCATCGGAGCGACGCAGGTTGTCGGCGAATGCATCGGGCGACCGGCGGAGGGTCCAGGATATCTGGCTGTCATCATCCAGGATGAGGATGGTACGCGGATTTTTGAGGCTTACCCCCCGAAATCCGGGTTTTGGTCTCTCCGGGAGAGGGTCCTCGAGGATCCATTGAGCGAGGAGTGGGCAGCATTCGAGTGGCAGGCGGAGGGTTTCGGGGTTATTTCCAACAAGTGGATCGACATACGCATCCCTGAACGGGTTGAGGTGCAGGTTGCTCTGGATGGTGAACGTTTGCCATGGAATCGGTGTTTGCCTTGGGCCGGGCCTGAAGGCTGGGTGGAATTCGTGCGGTTCGTGCCGTTGCACTGGTTGGTGTACACCCTTGGGACCCCGGCGGATTACCATTGTTCCGTCTGGGACGGAGAGGTTCGGCAAGACATGTCGGGAACGGGTTATGCCCATCAGGAATCCAATTGGGGCGAAATTTTTCCACCAGCCTGGGTTTGGGCCCAGGGCATCGGTCCGGACAACCATTGCCGCTTCGCTGTTGCCGGCGGGAAGGTGATGATCGAGGGGCGGCCCTTGAAGGCTTGGTTTCTGGCCTACCAGTCCGAGTTTCTTTCATGGGAGTTCAGTTCTGCCAGGCCGGGGGTCCTATTCAGTGCATTTATCCGGCCGGAAGCCGGCAGGTTCCGAATCACGGCCCAGGATCGGATGAGAAGGCTTGTGCTGAACGCGGTCGCTCCCCGGGAAAGCTTCGTCACGGTGTCGGTGCCGACCTGGTCTGGTTTTGAACCTGGGGGGATCGAATCGTTTTCGGCCTCCATAAAGGTGCAGGCCTACCGGCGAACTCCGAGAGGGTTCCGTCTTGTCGATGGGCAACAGTTCCGGAACGCGGCCCTTGAATTCGGCGATGTTGGAGACCCCCAAACAGAGGGCGGTTCTCCTGAAGATCCTGTTTCTCCCTTCCCGGAGGCTGCTTCCGAGGTCCTCGAGCGCGATCGCTAG